The following proteins are encoded in a genomic region of Streptomyces sp. JH34:
- a CDS encoding acyl carrier protein, translating to MMTAEDLKRIMREGAGQDEGVDLDGDITDVPFTDLGYDSLALLETVSRVEREFGGPIADEIVGVARTPGEFLRLVNLNMSGTS from the coding sequence ATGATGACCGCAGAAGACCTGAAGAGGATCATGCGTGAGGGGGCCGGCCAGGACGAGGGCGTCGATCTGGACGGTGACATCACCGACGTGCCCTTCACCGACCTCGGGTACGACTCGCTCGCCCTGCTGGAGACGGTGAGCAGGGTGGAGCGCGAGTTCGGGGGGCCGATCGCCGACGAGATCGTCGGCGTCGCGAGGACGCCGGGCGAGTTCCTGCGCCTCGTCAACCTGAACATGTCGGGGACGAGCTGA